One Actinospica robiniae DSM 44927 genomic region harbors:
- a CDS encoding DEAD/DEAH box helicase, translated as MAEGIRAATPADVRGLLRRAADTQSTLDAIQAHESELHADVRAAYQASQDLAARGRLHGIPLDRLRDVNGARLPVGRLQEAGYRTVADLVDVPAEKLTQIPGIGASGAERTVEAVRRVADAAGQDTGVAGYLDLHNPDAVALLTSLYRARAADRVLERVREPAARLGGAIAGLTTSARPLAGRLRRVFVRGSRRQEARQAVFELEGLYADPRTEKDLDRLDAAARKLPPKTPRVGTARNDFEKHSADYLSILSRIVGSGERPDAARGFLADDLASRIADQRLDQTHLRVSLRNYQSFGARFALAQRRVILGDEMGCGKTVESIAALAHLRGEGARHFLVVCPASVLVNWMREVAAHSTLRPYRLHGAEREAATRNWVRTGGVGVTTFEAVQSLAVPPRLSVAMMVVDEAHYVKNPDTMRSLAVRAWAERVERVLFLTGTPMENRVEEFRNLVGYLQPGIAADIGEIDAVAGSESFRRAVGPAYLRRNQEDVLSELPQLVQVDEWDDLGPEDAEAYREAVAARSFMAMRRAAFASADPASCAKLRRLVEIADEAGENGRKVVVFSYFRDVLDLVCSTLGDRAFGPLTGDVQPSKRQEMVDAFAAAKGPAVLVSQIQAGGVGLNMQAASVVILCEPQVKPTLETQAIARAHRMGQIRSVQVHRLLAADSVDQRMLEILETKQALFDAFARRSDTAEAMPEAVGGQAMARQVIAAERERLGLKSEGVGKSRGTEQLDAVG; from the coding sequence GTGGCCGAGGGGATACGCGCAGCTACTCCTGCGGATGTCAGAGGGTTGCTCCGCCGGGCCGCGGACACCCAGTCGACGCTCGACGCCATCCAGGCGCACGAGAGCGAGCTGCACGCGGACGTGCGGGCGGCTTATCAGGCCTCGCAGGACCTCGCCGCGCGCGGCCGGCTGCACGGGATCCCGCTGGACCGGCTGCGGGACGTGAACGGCGCGCGGCTGCCGGTGGGCAGGCTGCAGGAGGCCGGGTACCGGACAGTCGCGGATCTGGTCGACGTCCCGGCCGAGAAACTGACGCAGATCCCCGGAATCGGCGCGTCCGGGGCCGAACGCACGGTGGAGGCCGTGCGCCGGGTCGCGGACGCGGCCGGGCAGGACACCGGCGTGGCCGGCTACCTGGATCTGCACAACCCCGACGCGGTGGCGCTGCTCACCTCGCTCTACCGGGCCCGGGCAGCCGACCGCGTGCTCGAACGGGTCCGCGAACCGGCGGCGCGGCTCGGCGGGGCCATCGCGGGGCTGACCACCTCGGCCCGGCCGCTGGCCGGGCGGCTGCGGCGGGTGTTCGTCCGCGGGTCGCGGCGCCAGGAGGCGCGCCAAGCCGTCTTCGAGCTCGAAGGGCTCTACGCCGATCCGCGCACCGAGAAGGACCTGGACCGGCTCGACGCGGCGGCGCGGAAACTGCCGCCGAAGACGCCGCGGGTGGGCACGGCCCGCAACGACTTCGAGAAGCACTCGGCCGACTACCTCAGCATCCTGAGCCGTATCGTCGGGTCCGGCGAACGCCCGGACGCCGCGCGCGGCTTCCTCGCCGACGACCTGGCCTCCCGGATCGCGGACCAGCGCCTGGACCAGACCCATCTGCGCGTCTCGCTGCGCAACTACCAGTCCTTCGGCGCCCGGTTCGCCCTCGCGCAGCGCCGGGTGATCCTGGGCGACGAGATGGGCTGCGGCAAGACGGTCGAGTCGATCGCCGCGCTGGCGCACCTGCGCGGCGAGGGCGCCCGGCACTTCCTGGTGGTGTGCCCGGCGAGCGTGCTGGTCAACTGGATGCGCGAGGTCGCCGCGCACAGCACGCTGCGGCCGTACCGGCTGCACGGCGCCGAACGCGAGGCCGCCACCCGCAACTGGGTGCGCACCGGCGGGGTGGGCGTCACCACGTTCGAGGCGGTGCAGAGCCTGGCCGTGCCGCCGCGCCTGAGCGTGGCCATGATGGTCGTGGACGAGGCGCACTACGTGAAGAACCCTGACACGATGCGCTCGCTCGCGGTGCGGGCCTGGGCCGAGCGGGTGGAGCGGGTGCTGTTCCTGACCGGCACGCCGATGGAGAACCGGGTCGAGGAGTTCCGCAACCTGGTCGGCTACCTGCAGCCCGGGATCGCCGCCGACATCGGGGAGATCGACGCGGTGGCCGGTTCCGAGTCCTTCCGGCGCGCGGTCGGCCCGGCCTATCTGCGCCGCAACCAGGAGGACGTGCTCAGCGAGCTGCCCCAACTGGTCCAGGTGGACGAGTGGGACGACCTCGGGCCCGAGGACGCCGAGGCGTACCGCGAGGCCGTGGCGGCGCGCAGCTTCATGGCGATGCGGCGCGCGGCCTTCGCCTCGGCCGACCCGGCGAGCTGCGCGAAGCTGCGCCGGCTGGTGGAGATCGCGGACGAGGCGGGCGAGAACGGCCGGAAGGTCGTCGTGTTCTCCTACTTCCGCGACGTGCTCGACCTGGTCTGCAGCACGCTCGGGGACCGCGCGTTCGGGCCGCTGACCGGCGACGTGCAGCCGTCCAAGCGGCAGGAGATGGTCGACGCGTTCGCCGCGGCCAAGGGGCCGGCGGTGCTGGTCAGCCAGATCCAGGCGGGCGGGGTCGGGCTGAACATGCAGGCCGCCTCGGTGGTCATCCTGTGCGAGCCGCAGGTCAAGCCGACCCTGGAGACGCAGGCGATCGCGCGGGCGCACCGGATGGGGCAGATCCGCAGCGTCCAGGTGCACCGGCTGCTGGCCGCCGACAGCGTGGACCAGCGGATGCTCGAGATCCTGGAGACGAAGCAAGCGCTCTTCGACGCCTTCGCCCGGCGCAGCGACACGGCCGAGGCGATGCCGGAGGCGGTGGGCGGGCAGGCGATGGCCCGTCAGGTGATCGCGGCCGAACGGGAGCGACTGGGCCTCAAGAGCGAGGGTGTCGGGAAGAGCAGGGGCACCGAGCAGCTCGACGCCGTGGGCTGA
- the helR gene encoding RNA polymerase recycling motor ATPase HelR — protein MTQLTASAFALPDRLAAKADAKLIAADERHLAAVARSLEQTIAELSDRLDATRRAPGGKGQAAMDRDLEVYRLSARLRALRRFGLDLCLGRMVGADGGEPVYVGRLGLTDAAGRRLLLDWRTPAAEPFFGATHANPMGLASRRRYRWARGRIGDYWDEVFTPDGLEGHAALDDQSAFIASLGHDRSTRMRDVLGTIQADQDAIIRAGSHGALVVDGGPGTGKTVVALHRAAYLVYSDPHVGAHRGAVLFVGPHRPYLAYVSDVLPSLGEEGVQTCMLRDLVAEGADAAAEDDARVAALKSSAAMVDAIEPAVRFYEEPPGKPLLVETDWEDVRLSVADWAEAFEAPDPGTPHNEARQLIWEELLRILIDKHDEDVPETQLRASLERNRELRETLERAWPILDAADLVGDLWSVPAYLRMCAPWLSADDIRTLRRAEPQAWTVADLPLLDEARRRLGDPEAAHRERRHAADVAAERDRVNTVVADLIAADDDGEGLVTMLRVEDLQSVLVDEEALTKKDPDLLAGPFAHVIVDEAQELSDAQWRMLLQRCPSRSFTIVGDRAQARHGFAETWRERLERVGFDRIGLASLSINYRTPQEIMAHAEPVIRAALPDANVPTSIRSADLPVRHGDVAELDAIIEAWQAQNAEGVACVIGDPAYPASDRVLSLTPQLAKGLEFDLVVLVDPERFGTGVEGAVDRYVAMTRATRELVILVHTAVHPVDEQGEGS, from the coding sequence GTGACGCAGCTGACCGCCAGTGCCTTCGCCCTGCCCGACCGACTCGCCGCCAAAGCCGATGCGAAGCTGATCGCCGCCGACGAGCGGCATCTCGCCGCCGTCGCGCGCAGCCTGGAGCAGACGATCGCCGAGCTCTCCGATCGGCTCGACGCCACCCGCCGGGCACCCGGCGGCAAGGGGCAGGCCGCGATGGACCGGGACCTGGAGGTCTACCGGCTCTCCGCCCGGCTGCGCGCGCTGCGCCGCTTCGGGCTCGACCTGTGCCTCGGGCGCATGGTCGGCGCGGACGGCGGCGAGCCGGTGTACGTCGGCCGGCTCGGGCTCACCGACGCGGCCGGGCGACGGCTGCTGCTGGATTGGCGCACGCCGGCGGCCGAGCCGTTCTTCGGCGCGACGCACGCCAACCCGATGGGCCTGGCCAGCCGGCGCCGGTACCGCTGGGCTCGGGGCCGGATCGGCGACTACTGGGACGAGGTTTTCACCCCGGACGGGCTCGAGGGCCACGCCGCGCTCGACGACCAGTCGGCTTTCATCGCGAGTCTCGGCCACGACCGCTCTACCCGGATGCGGGACGTACTCGGCACCATCCAGGCGGATCAGGATGCGATCATCCGGGCCGGCTCGCACGGCGCACTCGTGGTCGACGGCGGCCCGGGCACCGGCAAGACCGTGGTGGCGTTGCACCGCGCGGCCTATCTCGTCTACTCCGACCCGCACGTCGGGGCTCACCGCGGCGCCGTCCTGTTCGTCGGACCGCATCGCCCTTATCTGGCTTACGTTTCGGACGTGCTGCCGAGTCTCGGTGAGGAGGGTGTGCAGACGTGCATGCTGCGCGACCTGGTCGCCGAGGGCGCCGACGCCGCGGCCGAGGACGACGCCCGCGTGGCCGCACTCAAGTCGTCCGCGGCGATGGTCGACGCGATCGAGCCCGCTGTCCGGTTCTACGAGGAGCCGCCCGGCAAGCCGCTGCTCGTCGAGACCGACTGGGAGGACGTGCGCCTGAGCGTCGCGGACTGGGCCGAGGCCTTCGAGGCGCCGGATCCGGGGACGCCGCATAACGAGGCCCGGCAACTGATCTGGGAGGAGTTGCTCAGGATCCTGATCGACAAGCACGACGAGGACGTGCCGGAGACGCAGCTGCGCGCTTCGCTCGAGCGCAACCGCGAACTGCGCGAGACGCTCGAGCGCGCGTGGCCGATCCTCGACGCCGCGGATCTCGTCGGGGACCTGTGGTCGGTGCCCGCGTATCTCCGCATGTGCGCACCCTGGCTCAGCGCGGACGACATCCGTACCCTGCGACGCGCCGAGCCGCAGGCCTGGACGGTCGCCGATCTGCCGTTGCTGGACGAGGCACGGCGGCGGCTCGGCGACCCTGAGGCAGCGCATCGGGAGCGCCGGCATGCGGCGGACGTCGCGGCGGAGCGCGACCGCGTGAACACCGTCGTGGCCGACCTGATCGCCGCCGACGACGACGGCGAAGGGCTGGTGACGATGCTGAGGGTGGAGGACCTGCAGAGCGTCCTGGTCGACGAGGAGGCGCTGACGAAAAAGGACCCTGATCTGCTCGCCGGGCCGTTCGCGCACGTCATCGTCGACGAAGCCCAGGAGCTGTCCGACGCGCAGTGGCGGATGCTGCTGCAGCGCTGCCCGTCGCGGAGTTTCACGATCGTCGGCGACCGGGCGCAGGCTCGGCACGGCTTCGCCGAGACGTGGCGGGAGCGGTTGGAACGCGTCGGCTTCGACCGGATCGGGCTGGCGTCGTTGAGTATCAATTATCGAACGCCGCAGGAGATCATGGCGCACGCCGAGCCGGTCATCCGCGCCGCGCTGCCCGACGCCAACGTGCCGACCTCGATCCGCAGCGCCGATCTGCCCGTCCGGCACGGGGATGTCGCCGAGCTGGACGCGATCATCGAGGCCTGGCAGGCCCAGAACGCCGAAGGTGTCGCCTGCGTCATCGGCGATCCCGCGTATCCGGCGTCGGATCGGGTACTCTCGCTCACTCCGCAACTGGCGAAGGGGCTCGAATTCGACCTCGTCGTCCTGGTCGATCCGGAGCGCTTCGGCACCGGCGTCGAGGGAGCGGTGGACCGCTACGTCGCGATGACCCGGGCGACGCGCGAACTCGTCATCTTGGTGCACACTGCTGTGCATCCTGTTGATGAGCAAGGAGAGGGGTCATGA
- a CDS encoding DUF4259 domain-containing protein has protein sequence MGTWDVEPFDNDDAADFADDLDDVPESERPEMIRAALVAAIDNDGYLDYDEGAHAVAAAALVAAGVPGNEGLSPRHHGPKQPIPALPKDFVDLAIRAVDRVMADKSELRELWEEGSGGEGPWHSSMHRLRAALADPEGRIAVFEVGR, from the coding sequence ATGGGCACTTGGGACGTGGAGCCGTTCGACAACGACGACGCGGCGGACTTCGCCGACGACCTCGACGATGTGCCCGAATCGGAGCGACCCGAGATGATCCGCGCAGCGCTGGTGGCCGCGATCGACAACGACGGCTACCTGGACTACGACGAAGGAGCGCACGCGGTGGCGGCCGCAGCGCTGGTCGCCGCGGGCGTGCCGGGCAATGAAGGCCTCTCGCCGAGGCATCACGGCCCGAAGCAGCCGATTCCCGCTCTGCCGAAGGATTTCGTCGACCTGGCCATCCGCGCCGTGGACCGCGTCATGGCCGACAAGAGCGAACTGCGGGAGCTGTGGGAGGAGGGCTCGGGCGGTGAGGGCCCGTGGCACTCCTCGATGCACCGCCTGCGCGCCGCGCTGGCCGACCCCGAAGGCCGGATAGCGGTCTTCGAGGTCGGCCGGTGA
- a CDS encoding arabinofuranosidase catalytic domain-containing protein, whose protein sequence is MRFFPRGRRKAALLAVAALVSGLFIAAPTAASAATAQLPCDVYASAGTPCVAAHSTVRALYASYNGSLYQVRRASDGATLNIGVTAAGGYANANAQDVFCADTVCTITEIYDQSSDHNNLTIEGGGGANGNADVAANANAVPITVGGTKVYGVYVGPGVGYRDDSTTGIPTGGQAQGAYMVASGTHVNAGCCFDYGNAETNNDDNGNGHMEAVNLGTSCWASPCTGSGPWVTGDLENGLYMGAGSNASEGSNNSQFVTALVKSNNQTTFEVKGGDSQSGSLSTWYNGALPPNGYQPMHLEGAIVLGTGGDNSNASIGSFFEGVVTSGEPTDAADNAVQADIVAAGYTGNSGGSPRGGTITLPGGQCVDVAADDSGGDLAHVQLWSCQSYAIDQHWTHNTDGSLETLGRCLDIDGNGTAVGTKVELWDCNGVGGQKWIQQSNGALLNPQSGLCLDDPSANTANGTQLQIYTCNGTVAQAFSVNGGGPIDAPGNQCVDVTGDDNGVDAAGVQLWDCQPYAADQHWYHNSNGSLETLGRCLDIDGNGTAVGTKVELWDCNGVGGQVWQQQSNGSLLNPQSGLCLDDPSGNTSNGTQLQIYTCNGTAAQQFKLI, encoded by the coding sequence ATGCGCTTCTTCCCCCGCGGCCGCCGCAAGGCCGCACTCCTCGCCGTCGCCGCGCTGGTCTCCGGCCTGTTCATCGCCGCCCCCACCGCCGCCTCGGCCGCCACCGCCCAGCTGCCCTGCGACGTCTACGCCTCCGCCGGCACCCCGTGCGTGGCCGCGCACAGCACCGTGCGTGCGCTGTACGCCTCCTACAACGGCTCGCTCTACCAGGTGCGCCGCGCCTCGGACGGGGCCACCCTGAACATCGGGGTGACCGCCGCCGGCGGATACGCGAACGCCAACGCGCAGGACGTCTTCTGCGCCGACACCGTATGCACCATCACCGAGATCTACGACCAGTCATCGGATCACAATAACCTGACCATCGAGGGCGGCGGCGGGGCCAACGGCAACGCCGACGTCGCGGCCAACGCCAACGCCGTGCCGATCACCGTCGGCGGTACGAAGGTCTACGGCGTCTACGTCGGCCCCGGCGTCGGCTACCGCGACGACTCGACCACCGGCATCCCCACCGGCGGCCAGGCCCAGGGCGCGTACATGGTCGCCAGCGGCACGCACGTGAACGCGGGCTGCTGCTTCGACTACGGCAACGCCGAGACCAACAACGACGACAACGGCAACGGCCACATGGAGGCGGTCAACCTCGGCACGAGCTGTTGGGCCTCGCCGTGCACGGGCTCCGGACCCTGGGTCACCGGGGACCTGGAGAACGGGCTCTACATGGGCGCCGGCTCGAACGCGAGCGAGGGCTCGAACAACAGCCAGTTCGTCACCGCGCTGGTGAAGTCGAACAACCAGACCACCTTCGAGGTCAAGGGCGGCGACTCCCAGTCCGGCTCGCTCAGCACCTGGTACAACGGCGCGCTCCCGCCCAACGGCTACCAGCCGATGCACCTCGAGGGCGCGATCGTGCTCGGCACCGGCGGTGACAACTCCAACGCCTCGATCGGCTCCTTCTTCGAGGGCGTGGTCACCTCCGGCGAGCCCACAGACGCCGCCGACAACGCGGTCCAGGCCGACATCGTCGCAGCCGGCTACACCGGCAACAGCGGTGGCAGTCCGCGCGGCGGCACCATCACCCTGCCCGGCGGCCAGTGCGTGGACGTCGCCGCCGACGACTCGGGCGGCGACCTCGCCCACGTCCAGCTGTGGAGCTGCCAGAGCTACGCGATCGACCAGCACTGGACGCACAACACCGACGGCTCGCTCGAGACCCTGGGGCGCTGCCTGGACATCGACGGCAACGGCACCGCCGTCGGGACCAAGGTGGAGCTCTGGGACTGCAACGGCGTCGGCGGGCAGAAGTGGATCCAGCAGTCCAACGGCGCGCTGCTCAATCCGCAATCAGGACTCTGCCTCGACGACCCGAGCGCCAACACCGCCAACGGCACCCAGCTGCAGATCTACACCTGCAACGGCACCGTGGCGCAGGCGTTCTCGGTCAACGGCGGCGGCCCGATCGACGCACCGGGCAACCAGTGCGTGGACGTCACCGGCGACGACAACGGCGTCGACGCCGCAGGAGTGCAGCTGTGGGACTGCCAGCCCTACGCTGCCGACCAGCACTGGTACCACAACTCCAACGGCTCGCTCGAGACCCTGGGGCGCTGCCTGGACATCGACGGCAACGGCACCGCCGTCGGGACCAAGGTGGAGCTCTGGGACTGCAACGGCGTGGGCGGCCAGGTCTGGCAGCAGCAGTCCAACGGCTCGCTGCTCAATCCGCAATCAGGCCTCTGCCTCGATGACCCGAGCGGCAACACGTCGAACGGGACACAGCTGCAGATCTACACCTGCAACGGCACCGCGGCGCAGCAGTTCAAGCTGATTTAG
- a CDS encoding LacI family DNA-binding transcriptional regulator, producing the protein MTTTGGANAAGSAARLKDVAEAAGVSVKTVSNVVNGAEHVAERTRARVQAAIDALGYQPNVMARRLRTGRSGMIALAFPELPSPYFAELAVEVIAAARRHGCTVLMDDTAGDPRAELRIASGLGDPMIDGVILSPLGLDQHELAARERQIPLVLLGEADFGLVCDHVHIDNVAAAREAVAHLVAGGRRRIAAIGWQDPSPRATAQQRMAGYRAALVEAGIAPEPALCPPVRAYFRPDGAAAMRRLLKLPARPDAVFCFNDLMALGALRAIHEAGLRVPEDIALVGFDDVEEAEYAIPALTTIAPDKTGIAEAAVDALLHRISVGDAEPGRLIQPGHRLVVRESSRPS; encoded by the coding sequence GTGACCACGACGGGTGGGGCGAACGCCGCCGGCTCGGCCGCGCGGCTCAAGGACGTGGCCGAAGCGGCGGGGGTGTCGGTCAAGACGGTGTCCAACGTGGTCAACGGCGCCGAGCACGTGGCCGAGCGCACCCGGGCGCGGGTGCAGGCGGCCATCGACGCACTCGGGTATCAGCCCAATGTGATGGCCCGCCGGCTGCGCACCGGCCGCAGCGGCATGATCGCGCTGGCCTTCCCGGAGCTGCCCTCGCCCTACTTCGCCGAGCTCGCGGTCGAGGTGATCGCGGCGGCCCGGCGGCACGGGTGCACGGTGCTGATGGACGACACCGCCGGGGACCCGCGGGCCGAGCTGCGCATCGCCAGCGGCCTGGGCGATCCGATGATCGACGGGGTGATCCTCAGCCCGCTCGGCCTGGACCAGCACGAGCTGGCCGCCCGGGAGCGGCAGATCCCGCTGGTGCTGCTCGGCGAGGCGGACTTCGGCCTGGTCTGCGACCACGTGCACATCGACAACGTGGCCGCCGCGCGCGAGGCGGTGGCGCACCTGGTGGCCGGCGGCCGGCGCCGGATCGCCGCGATCGGCTGGCAGGACCCGAGCCCGCGGGCCACCGCGCAGCAGCGGATGGCCGGCTACCGGGCGGCGCTGGTGGAGGCGGGCATCGCGCCCGAGCCGGCCCTGTGCCCGCCGGTGCGCGCGTACTTCCGGCCGGACGGCGCGGCCGCGATGCGCCGGCTGCTCAAGCTCCCGGCCCGGCCCGACGCCGTGTTCTGCTTCAACGACCTGATGGCGCTCGGCGCGCTGCGGGCGATCCACGAGGCCGGGCTGCGGGTGCCGGAGGACATCGCGCTGGTCGGCTTCGACGACGTGGAAGAGGCCGAATACGCGATACCGGCGCTGACCACGATCGCCCCGGACAAGACCGGGATCGCGGAGGCGGCGGTGGACGCGCTGCTGCACCGGATATCGGTGGGCGACGCCGAGCCCGGCCGGCTGATCCAGCCGGGCCACCGCCTGGTGGTCCGGGAGAGCAGCCGGCCGAGCTGA
- a CDS encoding ABC transporter permease — protein MSLRTTAHAASAPAPRPHADLRETPRERWIRRAERRGPLIVLVLVCGIATAASPSFASWSDISTILGGNAFVWLLALGMTFVITTGGIDLSVGSLYALGGVLAARGASTGGWASILLPLAVCAAWGAVQGLLIAYGRMAPFIVTLAGLLGARGLLQALTDQGSTTYLVPQGSWFLRLGAGTWVPVGIVAVLFLAGWVLMERTGYGANLTAIGGNENSAVLLGLPVARTKVLVYLLSGTLAGAAGALGGARLGSGVTTVGVGYELTAIASVVIGGTLLTGGYGTIGGTVCGVLLLAVIHQLIDRYLSQYGSAMTNAVDGGFLALVVLAQAALERSRRR, from the coding sequence ATGAGCCTGCGCACCACCGCGCACGCGGCCTCCGCCCCGGCTCCGCGGCCACACGCCGACCTGCGCGAGACCCCGCGCGAACGCTGGATCCGCCGGGCCGAGCGGCGCGGGCCGCTGATCGTCCTGGTGCTGGTGTGCGGCATCGCGACGGCGGCTTCCCCGTCCTTCGCCTCCTGGTCCGACATCAGCACCATCCTGGGCGGCAACGCGTTCGTCTGGCTGCTCGCGCTCGGGATGACCTTCGTGATCACCACCGGCGGCATCGACCTGTCGGTCGGCTCGCTCTACGCACTCGGCGGCGTGCTCGCCGCGCGCGGCGCGAGCACCGGCGGTTGGGCCTCGATCCTGTTGCCGCTCGCGGTGTGCGCCGCCTGGGGAGCGGTCCAGGGGCTGCTGATCGCGTACGGACGGATGGCGCCGTTCATCGTCACGCTGGCCGGACTGCTCGGCGCGCGCGGCCTGCTCCAGGCGCTGACCGATCAGGGTTCGACGACGTACCTGGTACCGCAGGGTTCGTGGTTCCTGCGCCTCGGCGCCGGCACCTGGGTCCCAGTCGGGATCGTCGCAGTGCTCTTTCTAGCCGGCTGGGTGCTGATGGAGCGCACCGGGTACGGCGCGAACCTCACCGCGATCGGCGGCAACGAGAACTCCGCGGTGCTGCTCGGCCTGCCCGTCGCCCGGACGAAGGTGCTCGTCTACCTGCTCTCCGGGACCCTCGCCGGCGCGGCCGGCGCGCTCGGCGGTGCGCGGCTCGGCTCCGGCGTGACCACGGTCGGCGTCGGCTACGAGCTGACCGCCATCGCCTCCGTGGTGATCGGCGGCACGCTGCTGACCGGCGGCTACGGCACGATCGGCGGAACCGTCTGCGGCGTGCTGCTGCTCGCGGTCATCCACCAGCTGATCGACCGTTACCTCTCGCAGTACGGCTCGGCCATGACGAACGCCGTCGACGGCGGCTTCCTGGCCCTGGTCGTACTGGCCCAGGCCGCCCTCGAGCGATCCCGCCGAAGGTGA
- a CDS encoding ABC transporter permease yields the protein MTTATIEPTDGRGPRVRALDLAQRYGVYAALAVLLAVATSLDTQFLSGSNLRVQLFQTAPTLLVSLGMALVIGTEGVDLSVGATIALAASIIPLYLGYGPVLAIGLALLMGAVAGLLGGAMVAFAGVQPIVATLALMIGLRGVAELLNGDAAKPVLDATVLGLGENTLLGVPVMAWIAAAVTLAVGFTVRRTTFGRQLVAVGDNKRASLLAGLPVQRILVTVYVVSGVLAALAGVLIVGHGAEADPANQGLDMELNAITAVVVGGTPLTGGRVRVLGTVAGALFMQLATAVLIQHNVPASTTQIVEAALICLAVYASRDRGTR from the coding sequence GTGACCACCGCGACCATCGAACCCACCGACGGGCGCGGTCCGCGCGTGCGCGCCCTCGACCTCGCCCAGCGCTACGGCGTCTACGCGGCCCTGGCCGTCCTGCTCGCCGTCGCGACCTCGCTCGACACCCAGTTCCTGTCCGGGTCCAACCTGCGGGTCCAGCTGTTCCAGACCGCTCCGACCCTGCTCGTCTCGCTCGGCATGGCCCTGGTGATCGGCACCGAGGGGGTGGACCTGTCGGTGGGCGCCACGATCGCGCTCGCCGCCTCGATCATTCCGCTCTATCTCGGCTACGGCCCGGTGCTCGCGATCGGCCTCGCGCTGCTGATGGGCGCCGTGGCCGGACTGCTCGGCGGCGCCATGGTGGCGTTCGCCGGCGTGCAGCCGATCGTGGCCACGCTCGCGCTGATGATCGGACTGCGCGGCGTCGCCGAACTGCTCAACGGCGACGCGGCCAAGCCGGTGCTGGATGCGACCGTACTCGGCCTCGGCGAGAACACCCTGCTCGGCGTTCCGGTGATGGCCTGGATCGCGGCGGCAGTCACCCTCGCGGTCGGCTTCACCGTCCGGCGCACGACCTTCGGGCGGCAGCTCGTCGCGGTCGGGGACAACAAGCGCGCGAGCCTGCTGGCCGGCCTGCCGGTGCAGCGGATCCTCGTCACCGTCTACGTGGTCTCGGGCGTGCTGGCCGCGCTGGCCGGAGTGCTCATCGTCGGGCACGGCGCCGAGGCCGACCCGGCGAATCAGGGATTGGATATGGAGCTGAACGCGATCACCGCGGTGGTGGTCGGCGGCACGCCGCTGACCGGCGGCCGGGTGCGCGTGCTCGGCACCGTGGCAGGAGCCTTATTCATGCAGCTGGCCACGGCCGTGCTGATCCAGCACAACGTCCCCGCCTCCACGACGCAGATCGTCGAGGCGGCGCTGATCTGCCTGGCCGTGTACGCCTCGAGGGATCGGGGGACGCGATGA